The genomic region TTGATCAACGAGATCAACACCATTCCCGGCTTCACCACCATCAGCATGTTTCCCAAGCTGTGGCAGGCGCAGGGCATCACGTTCAGCCAATTGCTCGACTGCCTCATCGATTACGGATTTGATCATTTCGCCAGGCGCAAGGAAAACGTCGATGCGGGTATTGGCCGTTGACTTCGGCAGCAAGCGCATCGGCCTGGCCGTGGGCAATTCACAGACCCGCGTGGCCACGCCGCTGCAGCAGATCCCGGCCCACAACCGCCGCCATGTCCTGGAAGAGATCGTCAAGCGCATCGGGGAGTTCGAGATCGAGGCCATCGCCATCGGCTACCCGCTGAACATGGACGGCAGCCGCGGCCCCGCCTGCTTGAGGATCGATCAGTTCATCGGCTATTTGAGCAAGCGCATCGCGTTGCCCATCTCCCGTGTCGATGAGCGGCTGAGCAGTGTCGCGGCCGAGGAAATGGGCAGGGAATTGAGCGCCAATTACCGCCAGCGCAAAACGTTTCTGGACAGCCTGGCCGCCCAAGTCATCCTGAAAAACTATTTCGAGCAGCAATGAAAAAAGCCATCCTCTACCTGTTCCTCG from Candidatus Aminicenantes bacterium harbors:
- the ruvX gene encoding Holliday junction resolvase RuvX; translation: MRVLAVDFGSKRIGLAVGNSQTRVATPLQQIPAHNRRHVLEEIVKRIGEFEIEAIAIGYPLNMDGSRGPACLRIDQFIGYLSKRIALPISRVDERLSSVAAEEMGRELSANYRQRKTFLDSLAAQVILKNYFEQQ